One genomic window of Xanthobacter dioxanivorans includes the following:
- a CDS encoding VirB3 family type IV secretion system protein, translated as MAGDVGEVPGFSVPVHRALSEPILLGGAPRALAIFNGTLAGAVGLGLRLWLVGLGLWAIGHLAAVWAAKRDPLFVDVVRRHLRFPTYFSA; from the coding sequence ATGGCGGGCGATGTCGGAGAGGTGCCAGGCTTCTCCGTGCCGGTCCACCGGGCGCTCAGTGAGCCGATCCTGCTTGGCGGCGCGCCGCGGGCCCTCGCCATCTTCAACGGCACGCTCGCCGGCGCCGTCGGGCTGGGGCTGAGGCTCTGGCTCGTGGGCCTCGGCCTCTGGGCGATCGGTCACCTCGCCGCCGTCTGGGCCGCCAAGCGCGATCCGCTCTTCGTCGACGTGGTGCGCCGGCATCTGCGCTTCCCGACTTATTTCTCGGCCTGA
- a CDS encoding TrbC/VirB2 family protein produces MVTVAGALALACAVSAAHASGSSMPWETPLQSILESIQGPVAKIIAVIIIISTGLALAFGDTSGGFRRLIQIVFGLSIAFAASSFFLSFFSFSGGALV; encoded by the coding sequence ATGGTCACCGTCGCAGGGGCTCTTGCCCTCGCCTGCGCGGTCTCCGCCGCCCATGCTTCCGGCTCCTCCATGCCCTGGGAGACGCCGCTGCAGTCGATCCTGGAGTCCATCCAGGGGCCCGTCGCCAAGATCATCGCGGTGATCATCATCATCTCCACCGGCCTCGCGCTCGCCTTCGGCGATACCTCGGGTGGGTTCCGGCGACTGATCCAGATCGTGTTCGGACTCTCCATCGCCTTCGCCGCTTCGAGCTTCTTCCTCTCCTTCTTCTCCTTCAGTGGCGGAGCGCTGGTCTGA
- the trbE gene encoding conjugal transfer protein TrbE, producing the protein MMNLAEYRRHGSRLADYLPWAALVGPGLVLNKDGSFQRTARFRGPDLDSAVPAELVAVAGRLNSAFRRLGSGWALYVEAQRHEAGAYPESAFPDPASALVDAERKAGFAEAGSHFESSYFLTFTWLPPAEDAARAESWLYEGRGREGVDPHEALGGFVDRTDRVLRLVEAFMPECRWLDDAETLTYLHGCVSTRRQRVRVPETPMYLDALLADQPLTGGLEPMLGDQHLRVLTVVGFPTATTPGILDDLNRLAFPYRWSTRALLLDKTDATRLLTRIRRQWFAKRKSIAAILKEVMTNEVSVLVDSDAANKAEDADFALQELGADHAGIAYVTATVTVWDADPRIADEKLRLVEKVIQGRDFTAMIETINAVDAWLGSLPGNVYANVRQPPVSTLNLAHMIPLSAVWAGDEQDAHLAAPPLLYGKTEGSTPFRFSLHVGDVGHTLVVGPTGAGKSVLLALMALQFRRYAGSQVFAFDFGGSIRAAALAMGGDWHDLGGSLAEDSTALQPLARVDELSERSWAADWIVAILTREGISITPEVKEHIWSALSSLASAPVEERTLTGLAVLLQSNALKQALRPYCIGGAQGRLLDAEAEHLGQASVQAFETEGLIGTSAAPAVLSYLFHRIEDRLDGSPTLLIIDEGWLALDDPGFAGQLREWLKTLRKKNASVVFATQSLSDIDGSAIAPAIIESCQTRLLLPNERAIEPQITAIYRRFGLNDRQIEILARATPKRDYYCQSRRGNRLFELGLSQVALALCAAGSKTDQAALSQILAEHGRDGFLAAWLRHRGLGWAADLIPTLDLLETRQ; encoded by the coding sequence ATGATGAACCTCGCCGAGTATCGCCGACACGGGAGCCGGCTCGCGGACTACCTGCCGTGGGCGGCCCTGGTCGGCCCAGGCCTTGTCCTCAACAAGGACGGCAGCTTCCAGAGGACCGCACGGTTCCGCGGGCCGGACCTGGATTCCGCCGTGCCCGCCGAACTGGTTGCCGTGGCGGGTCGCCTCAACAGCGCCTTCCGCCGCCTCGGCTCCGGCTGGGCACTGTACGTGGAGGCCCAGCGGCACGAGGCGGGCGCCTATCCGGAGAGCGCCTTCCCCGATCCGGCCTCCGCATTGGTCGATGCCGAACGTAAGGCGGGCTTCGCCGAGGCCGGCAGCCATTTCGAGTCGAGCTATTTCCTCACCTTCACCTGGCTCCCACCAGCGGAGGATGCCGCGCGAGCGGAGAGCTGGCTCTATGAGGGGCGTGGGCGCGAGGGTGTCGATCCACACGAAGCATTGGGTGGCTTCGTCGATCGGACAGACCGGGTGCTCCGGCTGGTCGAAGCCTTCATGCCGGAGTGCCGTTGGCTCGATGACGCCGAGACCCTGACCTATCTCCACGGCTGCGTTTCAACCCGGCGCCAGCGGGTCCGTGTCCCCGAGACACCCATGTATCTCGACGCGCTCCTCGCCGACCAGCCGCTCACTGGCGGGCTGGAGCCCATGTTGGGCGACCAGCACCTGCGCGTCCTCACCGTCGTGGGCTTTCCCACGGCGACGACGCCGGGAATCCTCGACGATCTCAATCGGCTGGCCTTCCCCTATCGCTGGTCGACCCGGGCCCTCCTCCTCGATAAGACAGACGCGACCCGGCTGCTCACGAGAATCCGCAGGCAGTGGTTCGCCAAGCGCAAATCCATCGCCGCCATCCTCAAGGAGGTGATGACCAACGAAGTTTCGGTGCTGGTGGATTCGGATGCCGCCAACAAGGCGGAGGATGCCGATTTCGCCCTCCAGGAGCTCGGCGCCGACCATGCCGGCATCGCCTATGTCACCGCCACGGTAACGGTCTGGGATGCTGATCCCCGTATCGCGGACGAGAAGCTCAGGCTGGTCGAGAAGGTGATCCAGGGCCGGGACTTCACGGCCATGATCGAGACCATCAACGCCGTGGACGCATGGCTCGGCAGCCTTCCGGGCAATGTCTATGCGAATGTCCGCCAGCCGCCCGTCTCCACCCTCAACCTCGCACACATGATCCCGCTCTCCGCCGTCTGGGCCGGAGACGAGCAGGACGCGCATCTTGCGGCGCCGCCGCTGTTGTATGGCAAGACGGAAGGCTCGACCCCGTTCCGCTTCTCGCTCCATGTGGGAGACGTGGGCCATACGCTGGTAGTGGGACCGACCGGTGCCGGCAAGTCGGTCCTGCTGGCGCTCATGGCCCTGCAGTTCCGGCGCTATGCCGGATCCCAGGTGTTCGCCTTCGACTTCGGCGGCAGCATCCGAGCGGCGGCCCTCGCCATGGGTGGCGACTGGCACGATCTCGGTGGAAGCCTCGCGGAGGATAGCACCGCGCTCCAGCCGCTCGCCCGCGTCGATGAGCTTTCTGAGCGCAGCTGGGCGGCGGACTGGATCGTGGCGATCCTCACCCGGGAAGGCATCTCGATCACCCCGGAGGTGAAGGAACATATCTGGTCGGCGCTTTCGTCGCTCGCTTCCGCGCCCGTTGAAGAGCGCACGCTGACCGGCCTCGCCGTCCTGCTCCAATCCAATGCGCTGAAGCAGGCGCTGCGGCCCTATTGCATCGGTGGCGCCCAAGGCCGGCTGCTCGATGCCGAGGCGGAGCATCTGGGGCAGGCGTCCGTCCAGGCCTTCGAGACCGAGGGGCTGATCGGCACCAGCGCCGCGCCGGCTGTCCTCTCCTATCTCTTCCACCGCATTGAGGACCGCCTCGACGGGTCTCCCACCCTCCTCATCATCGACGAGGGATGGCTCGCCCTCGATGATCCGGGCTTCGCCGGCCAGCTCAGGGAATGGCTGAAGACCCTGCGCAAGAAGAACGCCAGCGTGGTGTTCGCCACCCAGTCCCTCTCGGACATTGACGGCTCGGCCATCGCCCCCGCCATCATCGAGAGCTGTCAGACCCGGCTGCTTCTCCCCAACGAGCGGGCCATCGAGCCCCAGATCACCGCCATCTACCGCCGCTTCGGCCTCAACGACCGGCAGATCGAGATCCTCGCACGGGCCACCCCGAAGCGGGACTATTACTGCCAGTCCCGGCGCGGCAACCGCTTGTTCGAGCTCGGGCTCTCGCAGGTGGCGCTCGCCTTGTGCGCCGCCGGGTCCAAGACCGATCAGGCGGCGCTCTCGCAGATCCTCGCCGAGCATGGGCGCGATGGTTTCCTCGCCGCCTGGCTGCGGCATCGCGGCCTCGGCTGGGCGGCCGACCTCATCCCCACCCTCGACCTTCTGGAGACACGCCAATGA